ACGGCGTGATGGTTTTAAAGATTCAGCCCATGAATTTTATAACCGCCTTCGGTTGACGGATTTCCGAACCGGGGATTTATTGTGGATCGTTTTGGGTATCCTTGTTTCAGCTGCCGGGATGGGACTGATATTAAAAGGGATGTCCTGGATTGGCCTCCCTCTCACTCTTGAGCCACCCTTCCTGAATTTTTCAGGTTTCCCGGAAGGAAAAGAATGGCACCTTGTTTTTTGGATTCCTTTTTTTCTATTAAATATCTTTGGCGAAGAATTTCTTTGGCGGGGGTATCTTTTACCACGTCAGGTGACAGCTTTCGGTAAATCAGGCTGGATACTGAATGCCGGACTCTGGTTCTTTTTCCATGCTGCTTTTGGCTTTGATCTCATGATCCTGCTTTTACCCATTCTCATAATCGTGCCCTGGTTCACCTATATGCGAAAAAACACATGGGTGGGTATAGGAATACACGGCATCATCAACGGGCTGGCATTTATCGCCCTGTCACTGAACTGGATCTGAACCACGGGTGACAACCAGCAAGGCGTTGGTTACAGAACGTTCCCCTGTGGCATCAGACGGTTTATTTACAACTTTTCCCTGAACCATCATGGTGGTGGATCCTCCTCCGTCCAGGTTCAATGCCTGATAGGCTCCAAGCTTTTTCAAATAATCCGCCAGCTCATCCAAGGACATCCCCACACTATGCCGGGGTTGGCGTCCGTCCACTGCCATCAGATACAAGGTGTCTTTCGTTTTATCAAAAGCAACAGCCGTCCGGGGATGACGGGTTGTCCGAAATTCTTCATATAAATTCTCTTCCATATGTTCAATGGAAATTTCA
This window of the Candidatus Neomarinimicrobiota bacterium genome carries:
- a CDS encoding CPBP family intramembrane metalloprotease, coding for MEKFIRSVNVGKSIVYFGIFGILLWILTWYGIPLLQNYSGLEAVYCWFILGGCGVFLPMLITVIIKTRRDGFKDSAHEFYNRLRLTDFRTGDLLWIVLGILVSAAGMGLILKGMSWIGLPLTLEPPFLNFSGFPEGKEWHLVFWIPFFLLNIFGEEFLWRGYLLPRQVTAFGKSGWILNAGLWFFFHAAFGFDLMILLLPILIIVPWFTYMRKNTWVGIGIHGIINGLAFIALSLNWI